The genome window GAGGTGGGCGATCGGCGCGCCGGTCGCAATGGCGAGCGACACGACGCGGGCGAGCAATCCTTCTTCGTCGCGCATGTTTACCGCCGTCACCAGCACGATGCTTTGGCGCGGGGCAATAGAAAAGTGCACGCCGCCTTGCTTGAGCAAGTCGTCCAGTTGCGTGGCCATCGAGCCATCCACCAAGAAGCTAAAGCCAGACGGCGTGAGCTTGACAAAATCAATGCTAAAGTTGGCGTCGGCCACGAGTTTGAGAACTTCAAGCCGGGCGTCGGCGAGGTTCCCATCAAGCTGGGAGATGTGGATTTGGGCGAGGTTGTCGCGAATCTCGAGGCGGCTGATTCCTCGTCGCTTTTCAAATGCGGTTTCTAGCTGGTCGGCAACCGTGGTGTGGAGGGACATTTCGGCCCCTCCATCATACCAAATGCCCGGTTAAGCGGGCGACTTTGTTGTATACAGCATGTAGCTCGCGACCACGAACAGAAATCCGGCGAAGCAGCGTTTCATGACGATGGGGCTGAGGCCGAGCGCCAGCTTGGAGCCGAGCAGCGCCCCGCCCAAAAATCCAGCGGCGATGAGCGCGCCGATTTTGTAGTCCACGTTCTGCGCCTTGGCATAGTTCATCAGGCCGAGAATGCCCACGGGCATGAGCAGTGCCACGAGCGAGGTGCCTTGCGCCTTATGCTGGGTGAAGCCGAGCGCGAAGGTGAGGCACGGCACGATGATGATGCCGCCACCGATGCCGAAGAGGCCGCCGCCGACGCCGGCGAAGAGGCCAATGATGAGCCCAAGTATAATTTCCACGGTCAAAGTATGTCGTCTCAAGAGGAGTCTTGCTATCTAGAGTTGTGGAAGTACGCCTTCGTCGGGCTGCAAACCATGATCAAGGAAATCGGCGCCGACATGGATCAGGCGGGCAGTCTCTCGCTGGAAGCCTATGACCTTCTCTTGCAACTCGAGATGTCGCCCGGCATGGCTCTGCGCATGAGCGACTTGGCCGAACGCGCGTTGCTCAGCCCGAGCGGAATCACCCGCGCCATTGACCGCCTGGAGAAGCTGGGTTACGTGCAGCGAGAAGCCGATGCGACCGATGGCCGCGCGACTCTCGCCGTGCTCACTCCGGCGGGCAAAGCCGCCCGCAAGGAGTCCTGGTGTAGCTATCGCCAGGCGATTCTTTCGCGATTCAAAGAGCGATTCACCCCGGAAGAAGCGAAGGCGGCCACCGAGATCCTGCGCAAACTTCGCCCCGGCTGGCTGGATTAACCCCGAAATGGAGCGGTAGAATAGCGAAGGTCCATGGCTGAATACAAGCTGCTTTTTGAACACGCTCACGACGCGAGCTACCGAACCCTTGACGGCTACAAAAGTAAGGGTGGATATAAGGCCTTGGAAAAGGCGCTGAAGATGGAGCGTCAGGCGATCATTGACGAAGTGAAGGCGAGCGGTCTTCGCGGTCGCGGCGGCGCCGGATTCCCTACTTGGATCAAGTGGAACGGCATTCCGAAAGAGAAGACTTTCAAAAAGCACTACGTGCTGTGCAACGCCGACGAAGGCGAGCCCGGCACGTTTAAAGACAAGCAATTGATGGAGGAAACTCCGTTCCTGCTCATCGAAGGGATGACCATCGCCGGACTCGCCACGCAGGGTGACGCCGGATACATCTACATTCGCGGCGAGTTTATTGACGCCGCTAAGAACCTTCGGGCGGCGATTGACGAAGCGTACGCCGCCGGTTATCTGGGCAAGAACATCCAGGGTTCGGGCCGCGATTTTGACCTTTACATCCACCTTGGCGCGGGCTCCTACGAGTGCGGCGAGGAAAGCGCGCTGATGTCGAGCCTCATGGGCGAGCGCGGCATGCCGCGGCTGAAGTTCCCCCACGCGCCGCTTCCGACGATCGCCGGGCTGTGGGATTCGCCTACGCTCATCAACAACGTCGAGACCTACGCGTGCGCGCCGTTTATCGTCAACAAGGGCGGCGAGTGGTATGCCACGCTCGGCGCTTCGACCAAGAACTCGCGCGGCACCAAGCTGTTCTCGGTGAGCGGTCACGTGAACAAGCCGGGCAACTACGAAATCGAATTCGGCACGTCGCTCGCCGAACTGCTCGAAATGTCGGGCGGCATGAAGGGCGGCGCGCTCAAGGCGTGCGTTCCGGGCGGAAGCTCGGTGCCGATCATCAACGCCGAAGCCGTGAACAAGGCGATTATCGGCTACGAAGAAATGTCCGACGTGCAGAGCATGGTCGGGTCGGGTGGCTGCATGTTCCTCAACGAGCACACGTGCATCGTCAGCTTTATCTGGCGCACCGCGCATTTTTACGCCATGGAAAGCTGTGGCAAGTGCACGCCGTGCCGCGAGGGCACCAAGTGGATGCTGCAGATCATGGATCGCATCGTCAAGGGCAACGGCCAACCGGGCGACAAGGAACTGCTGCTAGATATCTGTAGCCAGATTGATGGCCGTTCGTTCTGCGGTTTGGGCGACGCCGCCGCGTGGCCCGTGGCCGCCGCCATTCGCGTTTTCCCCGAGGAATTTGACTACTTTATTGCAAACGGCAAGAGCATGGTGAAGTCGGCCAAAGACCTGTTGCCGGTG of Chthonomonas sp. contains these proteins:
- a CDS encoding sulfite exporter TauE/SafE family protein, whose protein sequence is MEIILGLIIGLFAGVGGGLFGIGGGIIIVPCLTFALGFTQHKAQGTSLVALLMPVGILGLMNYAKAQNVDYKIGALIAAGFLGGALLGSKLALGLSPIVMKRCFAGFLFVVASYMLYTTKSPA
- a CDS encoding MarR family transcriptional regulator, whose amino-acid sequence is MSSQEESCYLELWKYAFVGLQTMIKEIGADMDQAGSLSLEAYDLLLQLEMSPGMALRMSDLAERALLSPSGITRAIDRLEKLGYVQREADATDGRATLAVLTPAGKAARKESWCSYRQAILSRFKERFTPEEAKAATEILRKLRPGWLD
- the nuoF gene encoding NADH-quinone oxidoreductase subunit NuoF, producing MAEYKLLFEHAHDASYRTLDGYKSKGGYKALEKALKMERQAIIDEVKASGLRGRGGAGFPTWIKWNGIPKEKTFKKHYVLCNADEGEPGTFKDKQLMEETPFLLIEGMTIAGLATQGDAGYIYIRGEFIDAAKNLRAAIDEAYAAGYLGKNIQGSGRDFDLYIHLGAGSYECGEESALMSSLMGERGMPRLKFPHAPLPTIAGLWDSPTLINNVETYACAPFIVNKGGEWYATLGASTKNSRGTKLFSVSGHVNKPGNYEIEFGTSLAELLEMSGGMKGGALKACVPGGSSVPIINAEAVNKAIIGYEEMSDVQSMVGSGGCMFLNEHTCIVSFIWRTAHFYAMESCGKCTPCREGTKWMLQIMDRIVKGNGQPGDKELLLDICSQIDGRSFCGLGDAAAWPVAAAIRVFPEEFDYFIANGKSMVKSAKDLLPV